The following DNA comes from Falco rusticolus isolate bFalRus1 chromosome 12, bFalRus1.pri, whole genome shotgun sequence.
TAGCTAGTACAGAGTAACCTTAAAAACTGAGAGCACCCTCCCATGAGTATCCTTAGAGGACATCTCTAGTATAGAACAACATACTCAAAACAGTACGTGGCATCGATGTGAAAATGGTAAACATTctcttgtctttatttttttttagtttgactGAGTGAAAAGCCAACAAAggaaattttcagtttctcattccTCCCCATGTTAAAATCTGCCTTCCTTTCGGGCCTTGAAGCAATGTTTGAAAGCATGGCCAAGTTTTCCTGGGGACACCAGCACTGCGAACGCAAGACATTCAATCCTCCTTTCCACCACACATGAATTTATACACAAATTTATTTCTACCATTGCCATGTTCACAGTGGCTCCCCAGTGTGGAGAAGATTAACCAGCCTGAGTGTTGCTGGGTTTGAGCTTTTGCCGGGGCACTTGCCGTGCTTTGGCAGGGATCAGCTTCCTCAGCACACAGAAATGTGTACAGAAACGTGAGGCCACCCACTGAGGCCACCCAGCCTTCTGAAGGCTCCTGAGGGCCCTCACGGTCTCACTGGCCTTTGCCCACTGCTGGAGGGGGCAGCGCCCCAGCGCCTGAGACTCACAGGCCTCCCCGGGCCTGAGGGACAGGAGAAGCCCTGGCAGACCTCTCTGATTTATTTGGGTTTTCATTTCTACCGCTTGGCCAGTGAAAACACCCTATCTGCCCCCGCCAGGCTCCTGGAGGCGCCTACGTGCCCCCTCAAGCCCGCGGCCCGCCCCGGAAGCCGCTGCCGTCGCTCTCCTGCCCGGAACCTTTAGAGCCGGAACGCAGGTTCGcggcgcgggggccgggccggaACACGATTTGGGGAGGACGCAGGGGAATATGGCGGCCGCCGTGGCGGACCCATGTGGACGTGCGGCTGCTGTGGGCGAGCAGGCAGACAGCGGTAACCGGGGGTGCTTCGCCAGCGGGAGAGGGAAGGGGTGGGAGTGGGAAGGCGTTTGACTCGCTGTTCTCTCGGACGGGCTTCTAAGGTCTCTCCGGCCCCCGCCGTGGGCCGCCTCCGGCCGCTCCTCAGCCCGTCAGGGCCCGCCGGTGGGCCCAGCCACTCCTCGCCCCCTCCGGCGCCTGGCCTGAGGGTCGGGGCCGGCTGGTGCGAGGCGGCCGGAGCTAGggccccggcccagcccccTGCCGAAGGCTCTTCCCGGTGGGATGGAGGCGGCGGGGCTCCGTACGGGTGGCTTTCCCGCGGTGCCCGACGTTGTGcccgccggccctgcccgccctgtGCCGTGCTCTCTGCTCAGCTCGGCGAGCGCTGGCCGCAGCCCGTTTGTGCCCTGGGCCCACCGCGGTAGCTCGCTGCCGTGTGCCTCTGGGGCGCCTTTCCTGGGGGGTGGCGGGGCAGAGCGGGCCCGtccgcggggggcggcggctgCGTGTCTGCCCCTCTGGCCCCAGGGGCGACCCTCGAGCTACGCCAAGTGCGGTAACCCCGGGAGAGCGCGGAGTACAAACACGGTCCTACTCCATCCTTTACACGTGGTTCTCTGCTCGTCCTTGCCTCTTGGTGTGTGGTGAGGGTATAGCCAACTAGCTGTGAGCCTTCCCAATCATGTCATGTGATACTGGGTAGTTTTCCTCCCTTGTTCTGGGAGGAGTCAGGGCTGTAGCTGACAGGGGTGCTGTTTGCTCTGGGGGTCAAAACTGAACCCCAGGGGAGACCTTGGGTGGGAGCTCCTTTCGCAGCTCCTTGCTGAATGATTGCTGTTTTTAACTGCGTGTGTCTAAACCTACATCGTTGAGCAAGTTTAGAAGAATAAAGTATGGAGATGTACATGGATATTCCCCCACCCCGAGAACTTTTTATATTAAATCTATGCCAGGCTTTGATCTTTGCAACTCAAATTAGAGGCCCAGGTCCTACTTCTGAGAGTTGTTCTAGTctaaattactttgaaatagCTCTGCTTTAGCTCATGCTATTAACAGATCCTCTGATATGTTAAAAGAAGTAACTCATAGCTGCTTGTTGAAACCTTGTTCATCTCTACTTGTTGAAAGCAAACTGTTGTTGATGGCATTATCCTCCTATTATATTGGCAGAAGATATGATGTAAAGGAGTCTAATACATGCTTTTGCAATTTTCCTCTTTATAAGTCTAATCAGTTTTTATGGCTGACTCCGTAAGTTGGTCCTAAACAGTGTGTGGAATTTGGGTTTGGACTTTTGGTAGCTGTTAGtttttgtatgtataaaaaGCTGCAATTAGGTGTTAATTCCCTGTTTAAAAACCAGATAGCAATATTCTAGCATGGACAGGGACTAGGGGTGAAAACttgacaaattattttacatgAGGAATCAAGATGTGGTGATGTACCTCTTCCTTTACATGcaatatgaacattttttttctttaatttagaAATGGGGATATGGAGATGTACTGATATCCTACGAAGGATGCCTTTAAATAGTTTCTGAATATGTTGAACAATTTTGCCACTgctaaatttccattttatagtAAGGACtgttgaaaaaaacaaccccataATTTATCCTGTGTGGACCATGACACAACACTGCCTTCACCTTAGTGGTAGGAAAAATCATACTGTTAGAGATAATGAACAGGTGTTCAGTAAGTATTTATCTTCTACACTTGTGGTGTAAATATAcaactttgcttctttttctgagcCTCTGAATATGCCTGGGCATTAgaggctttgttttaaaatggttaATGCCATTGTTTTGGTGctatgttggggttttttgcttgcttggAAAAGCACGCGAAGAAGGCAGAGTAATGAGTTATTCTGGTGTCAGAGTGTATGTTTTAAGTAATTAAACAGACAGTTGATAGGGAATATCAGTAATAGCTGTCTGTGtggttttacagaaaacatCTTGTGAAGCTTTTCTGACTTCATTCTCTTAATGATTTGGTTTATGAAGGTACTTTACAGGATGTAGTAGTGCTTAAGGAGCAAAGCACTTGGCTTAGCAGTACCTAAcattgtgattttaaaatattcttttcaaagTAGTGTGAGAATGGTAGATGGATGAAAGCCAGTCAGCTGGTACCCCAGAGTTGGTGGGGAATTGTCCCCTTGCTGGTGGGACTGTGGAAGTGTTGGAAACCAGCCTCCTTCTGTCCTGCACTTGATTTGCAGCCTTGAAAATTGtatataattaatttaaaactccTGGGTGGCACAGATATTAATAGAATGATATTAAATAGTGGCAGGACACTTGTATGCTCTGCTCTTGATTACGTGATAAAGTGGTCCACTGAAATAACCAAACGTATTTTAGCACACCCTAAACTTGTAGCCTGTTTTATTCTACTTAATCATCCACACTGTTAAAGACTTTATTCTTGCTCTTTGTCCTGCTGAACAGGTTAAGGAGGGAAGTATCAGATTCTTCATGTGTCTGATTTGCTGTCTAGTTAGCTGTTTCCTCCCGTCTTGCTGTTGCTTGATTGAAAACTTCAGTATTGTAActttaattccttcttttttgtttttgaagggGGCTTAGGGTAAGGAAACTTGAACTTGGGGGTGTTCTATTTGTGTATTAAGAACTTGAGCAGTTAAGCTATAAAAGTTCAGTGcctctggtttctttttaagctgTCTGACAACTGTCTTGattctgtatttcacaaagTAGTCTCCAGTCTGTGTTCGTTATGCTTAGGTAATCGTATTTTTGCTGGCATTACTTTCCTTGAGCAGATGTTGCTTTCCTGTGAGAAATGGCCCCCTACCTTCAATTTAATCCATGTGGCTGGTTGCATTTAAACACTAGATGTCACTGTTGCGGTTTGCAAGTGTGTACATCCATACATATAGATACATGTGTGTCTATACATTTataaatggtaattttttaactggaaaatacacttttttccaaaaaatactACTCCTAAACATCAAAGTATTCATTAGTCTAATAATAAATATCCAAGGCTGCCTTCTCCTTTACCCAAGCTCTTAAATCTACTTCATCACTGACATGAGCAAGCACTTTCACTGGATACTTTCTAATAAATTCATTATGGTGGTGTATGCCTGCTTGAGGAGTTAATTGTAACAGCAGGCAGTACGTGGCCTTGAACTCAAGATAACACTTACATGTGGAGCAAATTACGCTGGTGATGGATCCTTAGTAGAAACAGAACtgataatgtttttcttttttttctttttttcttttttttttttttttacccttagATTCTGAGTTAAGCTCAGGAATTCCAGAAGACAGCTACTCTTCAGGAGGAGAAGCCCTGGATGGCGATGATGAAGATGAAACGGCAGCCCAGGGCAATGCGGTTGAAGAGGCAGCAAGCTCTGAAGCTGGCCCAGGTGCAGGCTGGGCAGATGCCATGGCAAAAGTGCTCAACAAAGCGATTCCACGAAATAAATCCACCATCTTGGCCAAGAATAAAAGcctggagaaggagagagaaaaggaaaaacaagaaaggctGGAGAAGAGGTTGAAGGTGAGAAAAAGATGCAGTATTTCATTGTGCAGTCACAGTAGATGGGGACACATGCAAGATCCCCTCAGTGGGGATTTGGGAGAGTGCTCTGAGACTTTCAGTTTTGGAATCTCTCCTCCACAGTGATCTCAAGTAGCTTCAGTTTTTTACTTTCCACACAGTCATGCTGGAGGGCTTTTTCCCTTACTGCTTTTTCTGGGCCATCAGGCAGGCTGATCTTTGGCAGCAGGACTGTTCCAGCCTGTCAGCTTcaggtgtttttgttgttgagAAGAttgaaagcagctgctttaaGCTTAGTTTTCTAATTGCTGTTGTTAATTTGGAGTATAATTCGCTTTGTCGGCATTGCAAGTTGAAATAGTTCTCCCTCATTgaaagtgaaagagaagaaaattgctttcatttaatttctgctgcaaCTTCCAGAATCAAAGGTCTCTAGGTTGAGATTGCAGTAGTCATTGATGTGGTCTTGAATTGTTTGCTCCCCTCAGTGATTTTCCTGGTGCTTATTTATTAATGTGTCCATGCCCAAAATTGCTTCTGGTTCTGAAACTgttattaagaaaacagaacagtgtTGGCAACGAAGTAATTTCTTTATGTGTCTTTGGTGGAACTTTTAATTCCAAGCTGTGATTGATTTACCTTCAGtctaaaaatgcattaatatttcTAATGTCTCATCTTACCAGTTCTGTTTCAATGGGATAACAGTCTGGGACATGCTGTGGTTAGGCCAAAGCCTACCTTTTAAATACAGAGAGCTTCAGTATGGCATCTGCTCTGTTATGGTTGTCCTAAATGCCTGTTCCTATCCAGTCAATATGTGGGAGTACCGTAAAGCAGAGGTGGGCTGCAGATCCCCAAACTGACTTGTTTACCCTTTAGAAAAATTTGAGAACAGCCTGCCTTTATTAATGTCTTGCTGATGGAAGCTAGACTGAGGCAGTTCTTTTGATCAAAGACAAAAGACACTGTCATAAACACACAAAATTGTAGTAGTCTGGCTGGAATTATAAAGATTCTGATATTTCATGAAAGACTACTTGTATAAAACACAGGTACTGCAACATCGTCAGGACTAGAATGCTCTTCAGTTATtagaaggtggaaaaaaaaatattactaccTTACTCCTGAAGTAGAGGCTGGTGAAATAGTGTTGCCCTATTGCACGGGAAATACAGTGTTCTCctattgtattgtattgtagCAGAAATAAAGCTGATGGTATTGTGGCCCCTGGTAATGGGAAAGTgaatctgtttggttttgaaacagTGCAtcagaaaagagacaaaaatcagTGTTGTACACGGGAGTTGTTCTCCAGTGGGCACTTGATGCTCTTCCTGGTGTTTGAGTTCTGCCCACTGTCGTCTTTGCTGTGTGGCACTGTTGCTCATGAGGCTGTCCTGTGATTAATTCAGCAGGGGAAGTCAAATTCCCAAGGCTCAAAATGTGACACGCCTGTCTTGATAGACCCAGGATTTCTGTGATCAGCTTGTGAAGTCTTGTAATTGAAAGCTGTCTTTGAATAATTCCTCCATCCGTAGCAGTCAGTGTGAAAGTATTTGAGTTTCTCTGTACTCCTTTTGCTTGTCCTGAGCTAGAGGCATCACTCTGGTGCAACTCTTATCTAGTTTTTGTTACAGAAGGCAAATGACTCTTGGAGATTTGATGGTGGGCCCTGGTGTGTCAGTGCAATAGACTTGCTTCAGACCTGTTATCCAGCCCTGTATCGGAGCTCCCCTTTTACCAGCtttgttgatttatttatattttttccttctgctacaTACTCTGTCAGGGTATGCTGAATTTTCAAATGCTCCATGTTGTTTCATGTAACAATATTTACAACGCAGCTCGATAAAAAGCGGGAGTGGGAAATGATGTGCCGAGTGAAGCCAGATGTTGTCAAAGACCgagacacagaaagaaatcttcAGAGAATTGCCACGAGGTAAGagtttttctgaatgctttccttaaatatatgtatatcgaaaaggggaggaaagggcCTGTGCAGGTAATCTGTTTCCAAT
Coding sequences within:
- the RRP15 gene encoding RRP15-like protein, translated to MAAAVADPCGRAAAVGEQADSDSELSSGIPEDSYSSGGEALDGDDEDETAAQGNAVEEAASSEAGPGAGWADAMAKVLNKAIPRNKSTILAKNKSLEKEREKEKQERLEKRLKLDKKREWEMMCRVKPDVVKDRDTERNLQRIATRGVVQLFNAVRTHQKNIDEKVKKTGSSDRQRAKLLSSVSKKDFISVLRNMDGAKGSKNAAGKATKSKQGEVKSEEGPEWNILRDDFMMGASMKDWDKESDGEGNTEQGGGLKQDDDSD